In Microbacterium lushaniae, the following are encoded in one genomic region:
- the gap gene encoding type I glyceraldehyde-3-phosphate dehydrogenase, translating to MTVRIGINGFGRIGRTYLRAALASDADVEVVAVNDLTDARTLASLLEWDSLSGHLEGVGVDGDAITLGGKRITVSAQPDPSAIRWGDVGADIVIESTGRYTDGSAASAHLAGGARKVIISAPAKGDVPTYVLGVNDDALDPDAHDVFSNGSCTTNSVAPLAKVLNDAFGIESGLMTTVHAYTGDQRLQDAPHSDLRRARAAAVSTIPTSSGAAKTIGKIIPELDGRLTGAALRVPVPVGSITDLTAVLRTSAGVDEVNAAFRAAASSEPLQRYLQYSEAPLVSADIVGNPFSTIFDAPLTQAIGSQVKVFGWYDNEWAFSNRLVEFSARIGAAL from the coding sequence ATGACAGTACGTATCGGCATCAACGGATTCGGGCGCATCGGACGCACCTATCTGCGCGCCGCCCTGGCAAGCGACGCGGACGTGGAGGTCGTGGCCGTCAACGACCTCACCGACGCTCGCACGCTGGCGAGCCTGCTCGAATGGGATTCCCTCTCCGGGCACCTCGAGGGCGTCGGGGTCGACGGCGACGCGATCACCCTGGGAGGAAAGCGCATCACCGTGTCCGCCCAGCCTGACCCGTCCGCGATCCGCTGGGGCGATGTGGGCGCCGACATCGTGATCGAATCCACCGGGCGGTACACCGACGGCAGCGCCGCATCCGCCCATCTCGCCGGCGGCGCCAGGAAGGTGATCATCTCCGCACCGGCGAAGGGTGACGTGCCCACGTATGTCCTGGGGGTCAACGACGACGCGCTCGATCCCGACGCCCACGACGTCTTCTCCAACGGATCGTGCACGACGAACTCGGTGGCGCCGTTGGCGAAGGTGCTGAACGACGCGTTCGGCATCGAGTCGGGGCTGATGACGACGGTGCACGCCTACACCGGCGACCAGCGGCTGCAGGATGCGCCGCACTCCGACCTGCGCCGGGCACGCGCGGCCGCGGTGTCGACGATTCCGACCTCGTCGGGAGCGGCCAAGACGATCGGCAAGATCATTCCCGAGCTGGACGGCCGGCTCACCGGTGCCGCCCTGCGCGTGCCCGTCCCGGTCGGCTCGATCACCGACCTCACCGCCGTCCTGCGCACCAGCGCAGGGGTGGACGAGGTCAACGCCGCCTTCCGCGCGGCCGCCTCATCCGAACCGCTGCAGCGCTACCTGCAGTACTCCGAGGCGCCGCTGGTGTCGGCCGACATCGTCGGGAACCCGTTCTCGACGATCTTCGATGCGCCGCTGACGCAGGCGATCGGCTCGCAGGTGAAGGTCTTCGGCTGGTACGACAACGAGTGGGCGTTCTCCAACCGCCTCGTCGAGTTCTCCGCCCGCATCGGCGCCGCCCTCTGA
- a CDS encoding large exoprotein: MGGQVLGGGVIVAVAVVLWLVYLLPSWASRYQYTSAERNAVRLNQALRVLAETSETPQEVRLELNARTALAQQRLARRAQAEQEETELVVARARLEAAKHESAAERELARARRAEAIEAARAERAAARNRPALRRARARRRMRLAATVVGVAGLAATGAGVWLFLSAASSVLLWVGGATTLLATVALHRMSRVAARAAVREVPVVAAERVATPMPDLAVGRPRAAAWTPRELPRPLVSSAGSRAAAVLDEQEARAALRAAARQEALRDLAAQNQPPSIDEARTARASEFSRMGYVDDAEIEDHVRRLLARRAVGA; this comes from the coding sequence ATGGGTGGGCAGGTACTGGGAGGCGGCGTGATCGTCGCCGTCGCCGTCGTGCTCTGGCTCGTCTACCTGCTGCCCTCGTGGGCCAGTCGATACCAATACACCTCGGCCGAGCGGAACGCCGTGCGCCTGAACCAGGCCCTGCGCGTGCTCGCCGAGACCAGCGAGACGCCCCAGGAGGTGCGGCTCGAGCTGAACGCCCGGACGGCGCTCGCCCAGCAGCGGCTCGCCCGCCGCGCGCAGGCCGAGCAGGAGGAGACGGAGCTCGTCGTCGCGCGCGCCCGCCTCGAGGCCGCGAAGCACGAAAGCGCCGCCGAGCGCGAGCTCGCCCGCGCCCGCCGTGCCGAGGCGATCGAGGCCGCGCGTGCCGAGCGGGCAGCCGCCCGCAACCGCCCGGCCCTCCGGCGCGCCCGCGCTCGCCGCCGCATGCGGCTCGCCGCCACCGTCGTGGGGGTCGCGGGCCTGGCCGCCACGGGCGCCGGCGTGTGGCTCTTCCTGTCCGCCGCATCCTCGGTGCTGCTGTGGGTGGGAGGCGCGACCACGCTGCTGGCCACCGTCGCGCTGCACCGGATGTCGCGTGTGGCCGCTCGTGCCGCCGTGCGCGAGGTGCCCGTCGTCGCCGCCGAACGCGTGGCGACCCCCATGCCCGACCTCGCCGTGGGCCGCCCGCGCGCGGCCGCGTGGACGCCGCGCGAGCTGCCCCGCCCGCTCGTGTCGTCCGCCGGTTCGCGGGCTGCCGCCGTGCTGGACGAGCAGGAGGCGCGTGCCGCTCTCCGCGCCGCAGCCCGCCAGGAGGCGCTGCGCGACCTCGCGGCGCAGAACCAGCCGCCTTCGATCGACGAGGCCCGCACCGCGCGCGCCTCGGAGTTCAGCCGCATGGGGTACGTGGACGACGCCGAGATCGAAGATCACGTGCGCCGGCTGCTCGCGCGCCGCGCCGTCGGCGCCTGA
- a CDS encoding GNAT family N-acetyltransferase has product MDLSVPRRHGPVSIRLVRARDARVLQNELLSNRPWLRQWEATSPDGPVSFDMRLGVRRLLQQHRDGVGVPFVMEYDGEIAGQLNVWGISRGSLASATIGYWVSERFAGRGITPASVAMATDVCFDELRLHRMEICIRPENAASLRVVQKLGFRYEGIRRRYIHINGDWRDHYAFALVREEVPEGVLARWVEGRVPPDAATVPPSDRLPA; this is encoded by the coding sequence ATGGACCTGTCTGTCCCGCGTCGCCACGGGCCGGTCTCGATCCGCCTCGTGCGTGCCCGCGATGCGCGCGTACTGCAGAACGAACTGCTCTCCAATCGACCCTGGTTGAGGCAGTGGGAGGCGACCAGCCCCGACGGGCCGGTGTCGTTCGACATGCGCCTGGGCGTGCGCCGGCTCCTGCAGCAGCACCGTGACGGTGTGGGCGTGCCCTTCGTCATGGAGTACGACGGCGAGATCGCCGGCCAGCTCAACGTGTGGGGCATCTCCCGCGGCTCCCTCGCTTCGGCGACGATCGGCTACTGGGTGAGCGAGCGGTTCGCCGGGCGCGGGATCACGCCCGCGTCGGTGGCGATGGCCACCGACGTGTGCTTCGACGAACTGCGTCTTCACCGCATGGAGATCTGCATCCGTCCGGAGAACGCGGCAAGCCTGCGGGTCGTGCAGAAGCTCGGGTTCCGCTACGAGGGGATCCGGCGCCGCTACATCCACATCAACGGCGACTGGCGCGACCACTACGCGTTCGCCCTGGTACGCGAGGAAGTGCCCGAGGGGGTGCTCGCGCGCTGGGTCGAGGGTCGGGTCCCGCCGGATGCGGCGACGGTGCCGCCATCCGACCGCTTACCGGCCTGA
- the galU gene encoding UTP--glucose-1-phosphate uridylyltransferase GalU, whose protein sequence is MSHKPFKAVIPAAGLGTRFLPATKAMPKEMLPVVDKPAIQYVVEEAVEAGIEDVLIIVGRNKNNIANHFDSVPELEDKLRAKGDDEKLKKVEYSSDLANVHMVRQGEPKGLGHAVLRAQAHVGDHPFAVLLGDDLIDERDELLTKMLAEYDLRGATIIALMEVDPAQIHMYGVAAVEATDEDDVVKVTQLVEKPKAEDAPSNLAIIGRYVLGPDVFEILERTEPGKGGEIQLTDALQELASGAGDGGGVYGVIFRGRRYDTGDRVDYIKAIVQLAADREDLGPALRPWFKEFAATL, encoded by the coding sequence ATGTCGCATAAGCCCTTCAAGGCCGTCATCCCGGCCGCTGGACTCGGTACCCGCTTCCTTCCCGCCACCAAGGCGATGCCCAAGGAGATGCTCCCGGTCGTGGACAAGCCGGCCATCCAGTACGTCGTCGAAGAGGCGGTGGAGGCCGGCATCGAAGACGTCCTCATCATCGTCGGTCGCAACAAGAACAACATCGCCAACCACTTCGACTCGGTGCCCGAGCTCGAAGACAAGCTGCGCGCCAAGGGCGACGACGAGAAGCTGAAGAAGGTCGAGTACTCCTCCGACCTCGCCAACGTGCACATGGTGCGTCAGGGCGAGCCCAAGGGCCTGGGTCACGCCGTGCTGCGCGCGCAGGCGCACGTCGGCGACCACCCGTTCGCGGTGCTCCTGGGCGATGACCTCATCGACGAGCGCGACGAGCTGCTCACGAAGATGCTGGCCGAATACGACCTGCGTGGGGCCACCATCATCGCGCTGATGGAGGTCGACCCCGCGCAGATCCACATGTACGGCGTCGCCGCCGTGGAAGCCACGGACGAGGACGACGTCGTCAAGGTGACGCAGCTGGTCGAGAAGCCCAAGGCCGAGGACGCGCCCTCCAACCTCGCCATCATCGGCCGGTACGTCCTCGGACCGGACGTGTTCGAGATCCTCGAGCGCACCGAACCCGGCAAGGGCGGCGAGATCCAGCTGACCGACGCGCTGCAGGAACTGGCCTCCGGTGCCGGCGACGGCGGCGGCGTGTACGGGGTGATCTTCCGCGGCCGCCGGTACGACACCGGAGATAGGGTGGACTACATCAAGGCCATCGTGCAGCTCGCCGCCGACCGCGAGGACCTGGGGCCGGCCCTGCGCCCGTGGTTCAAGGAGTTCGCAGCGACGCTCTGA
- a CDS encoding 5-formyltetrahydrofolate cyclo-ligase: MSDRIDHAKRALRADLRERRQMQSESAREQAAHGLRGQLDELLERLGARSVSCFLSTPSEPGTREFIDAAVGRGIRVLLPITRADGLLDWAVAVTGGDVTAGLTGTPEPVGEVLGPIAVNDVDLLLIPAAAVDRTGMRLGWGRGYFDKTLGSMEKCPPVYAVVFDSEFVDEVPRDVHDQPVTGIVTPTRTITFSASAPR, translated from the coding sequence ATGTCGGACCGCATCGATCATGCCAAACGTGCGCTGCGCGCCGACCTGCGCGAACGGCGGCAGATGCAGTCCGAATCGGCTCGCGAGCAGGCGGCCCACGGCCTGCGCGGGCAGCTGGACGAGCTCCTCGAGCGCCTGGGTGCGCGCTCGGTCTCCTGCTTCCTGTCCACGCCCAGCGAGCCGGGCACGCGGGAGTTCATCGACGCGGCCGTGGGGCGCGGCATCCGCGTGCTGCTGCCCATCACCCGCGCCGACGGACTGCTCGACTGGGCCGTGGCCGTCACCGGCGGCGACGTGACGGCGGGCCTGACGGGAACGCCCGAGCCCGTGGGCGAGGTTCTCGGCCCGATCGCGGTGAACGACGTCGACCTGCTGCTGATTCCCGCGGCGGCCGTTGACCGCACCGGCATGCGCCTGGGCTGGGGCCGCGGCTACTTCGACAAGACCCTCGGATCGATGGAGAAGTGCCCGCCCGTGTACGCGGTCGTCTTCGACTCCGAGTTCGTCGACGAGGTCCCCCGCGACGTCCACGATCAGCCCGTCACCGGCATCGTCACCCCGACGCGCACCATCACGTTTTCCGCCTCAGCGCCCCGCTGA
- a CDS encoding FmdB family zinc ribbon protein: MPTYAYACKQCAHRFDAVQSFAEPTLSVCPECGGTLRKEYGSIGVTFNGSGFYRTDSRAGEAKTAGKKGADAASSGGSGTGTGSASPAASASSTSSSPSAPAPSGS, translated from the coding sequence ATGCCCACCTACGCCTATGCCTGCAAGCAGTGCGCCCACCGTTTCGACGCCGTGCAGTCCTTCGCCGAACCGACTCTGAGCGTGTGCCCGGAGTGCGGCGGCACGCTGCGCAAGGAGTACGGCTCCATCGGCGTGACCTTCAACGGCTCGGGCTTCTACCGCACCGACTCGCGCGCGGGCGAGGCGAAGACCGCGGGCAAGAAGGGGGCGGATGCGGCGTCCTCGGGTGGTTCGGGAACCGGGACCGGTAGCGCCTCACCTGCTGCTTCGGCATCATCGACCTCGAGCAGCCCGTCCGCTCCGGCGCCGTCGGGCTCGTGA
- the mscL gene encoding large conductance mechanosensitive channel protein MscL translates to MIKGFKEFILRGNVIDLAVAVVIGAAFTAIVNALVDNLINPLIALIFQADSLGDVGFFVTGLTGNEVFFGWGAIVGALINFLGVAAVVYFVFVYPMNRVKERAAARAGASGPDDEPQLPTEQELLVQIRDLLEKSGPAARA, encoded by the coding sequence ATGATCAAGGGCTTCAAGGAGTTCATCCTCCGCGGGAACGTCATCGACCTGGCCGTCGCGGTCGTCATCGGCGCCGCGTTCACCGCGATCGTCAACGCCCTGGTCGACAACCTCATCAATCCGCTCATCGCGCTGATCTTCCAGGCCGACAGCCTCGGTGACGTCGGCTTCTTCGTGACGGGCCTCACCGGCAACGAGGTGTTCTTCGGGTGGGGCGCGATCGTCGGGGCCCTCATCAACTTCCTCGGCGTCGCTGCGGTCGTGTACTTCGTCTTCGTCTATCCGATGAACCGCGTCAAGGAGCGGGCCGCGGCCCGTGCGGGCGCATCGGGCCCCGACGACGAGCCGCAGCTGCCCACCGAGCAGGAGCTGCTCGTGCAGATCCGCGACCTCCTGGAGAAGTCCGGTCCCGCAGCGCGCGCCTGA